Genomic segment of Microcebus murinus isolate Inina chromosome 14, M.murinus_Inina_mat1.0, whole genome shotgun sequence:
ctcaccagatgccaaacctgcagcaccttgatcttggacttccctgcctccagaactgtgagaaatacgtTTCTATTGTTGATcgattacccagtctgtggtattttgttataacggCACAGAGGGACTAAGACACCACGTGAGTGCCATGAAACAAGCCCAGAACCAGAGGTTTCCCTCATGCAGAGCAAGCCCGATCCCTTTCCCATGTGCCAGCTTTTCAAAGTCTACCCCAAGTCTGCTCTTCTCCAGGCTCAAATAGCAGCAAtgtttcctagctgtgtgaccctgaccagtgacttgccctctctgagccttgggttGCTCATGTGTAGCACAAGGCAAATAGGAAGGGCAGGGTGATGTATGTAGCATGCATGGTTCCTGGTGACCCTGGAATGAACAGTGGTCACCATCACTTGAAGATGGTTGGGGCCCTTCACCTGTGCTAGCCCTTATCTTACACGTCTCTCTCTTAGTCACTGAATTCACACATACTTTGAAGTCTGGAATGGAGGCCCAAGAAGAGCTTATAACAGAACCGGGGGCCCAATAGAATGAGTCCCCCAGCATCTGCCCCAGGCAGGCAGGCTGCCCCCTGCAGGACAAACACCGAAAACCAGAACTGGGGTTCCAGGGTCGGACCCTGAGATCCCCCACAGAGCATCTCCCGGAGTTTGGATGAATGAGTAGAGGctggttttctcttttcttctggaaGTATTCATTAATCCCTCTTCTATTTTTCAACATTCTCTTTCCCCCGACTTGATGTTGACTTAAGTAGTTTCCCTCCCAGGAAAAGAGGCCCTCTGCCATCTGCCTCTGTGAGTGGAGAGATGACACTTGGGGACCAGGAAGACACTGGTGTCCATCAGTGCATTCAGAACATTGGTTGATGGGCGGCACTGCTCCCTCCTGGTCCTGGCCCTGCCGGGTCTGGGTGGCCGGCTAGTGGCATGTTCACACTGGGCCGGAGCCCACCACTTCCTGGCTCACGTGTTGCTGTGCCAAGACTTGCCTGTGGAAGTGGGAATCCAAGCAGCCCATTGGAGGGAAATGCTCCTGACATCACACTTCCAGGTGCCACtgcctttctctttgtctttaaggGGTGATTAAGCCTCAGTCCTTGACCTTCAGCATTCACAGTGTCTACCACTATGCCCGACCCAGCAAGAGCAGggattgattgaatgaatgaatgaatgaatgaatggtgatGAAGTTCAAGAAACACTTCATAtaagcacttttattttttttttaataaaaacaatcatgcagtatttattgtcattttgaaataacataaggataatcaaaacaatatgaacaaatgttttagAACTATAAGCCTATCAAGTATACCTAAAAGACCTGTATTGCCATCTCAACAATATCTCACTTCATTGATCATTTCTAGTTGGAGACACTTTGTAGCAGAGTAATATTATCTCCTTTTAGCATGATCTGACCCAGTTGTTTTCTTGACTTCGTTTTGGAATGAATCTCTTCTGCATCATCTAATACAAGGTTCATATACTCATCAAAACCAATGATACAGCCTTCTATCCGCATATTCACTTGCTCATAGAGCCACACCTGAATCCGGGATCTATTTTGTAAGTATCTGAAGATGAGGTTGATGTGCTGCACCATCACCTTCTGCACTTTCTGGCCCTGGCCACGGTACGCCATGGCGGAAACTCACAAAGACCACACTGACCCGCGCGCCcgcactttcatttttttaaatttattgttaagtgacaaattaaaaattgtatatatttatggtatacaatatAATGTTtgggtatatgtatacattatggaatggctaaatcaagtcaattaacatatgcattattacttcacatatttttttttgtgatgagaacactgaaAATCTACTCTCCtagcaattttcaaatacaaTTACGATTACTTAACAATagggatacgttctgagaaatgcattgttaggcaatgTTGTCACtatgtgaacatcatagaatgtacttacacagaCCTAGGTGctatagcctgctacacacccAGGCTACATGGTTTAGCcgattgctcccaggctacaaacctatacagcaggTTACTGTACTGAGTACTGACTATAGACAatatgttattaactatagtcaccatgatgtGCAATAACatcttttattgtggtaaaataagcataacatgaaatttactatTAGTGACATTTAGTACATTTGCCAcatgcaaccatcactaccacAAAAcatagttccagaacattttcatcaccccaaaagaaagcCCCCActcccctggtaaccactaatctcCTATTTCCATCGTGTGtaatctggacatttcatataaatagaatcacacaatatgtgatcttttgttaTTGGCTTCTCTTACCAagcataatgttctcaaagttcatccatgttgaagCACATTGCAGATACAACATATCCGTGTTGTGGCATATTCATTGCactgtgtggatataccacattttgtttatcttgtcATCTGCTGATGGAAATTTGGGATGTCTCCATCTTTTGGTGGCACTTTCGTCTACTAAACATTTCCCGAGCACCCACTGTGAATCAAGCACTTACTCATTATCTCTTACTGAACCTCAGAACTACTCTTGTCTGGGTggatattattttcccatttcacagataaggaaacggaggctcagaaaggtttaAGGAACTTGCCAAGATAGAAAGCAGCAGAGGCCTTTCAGTCCGACAGTCTTTGACCTTGTGCCTGCCGTGTGCCAGATCCCTGAGGCTGTGGGGCCCAGAAATGAAGAGCAGGGTCCCTGGCTCCCGAAGCTCACCGCGTCTGCGTGGTCACAGACTCCCGTGTCAGAGTTTCCAGGGACGACTCACTACTACATACTTTCGTACTTTCCAATAAAGGAAATTCATCAACGATTTCAATGTGGCCTCATTTATAATCATCTGCACCAATAAGTTCCCAATCAGGGAACGATAAAACCCGAGGTCAGCCCCCGTGCCTGTGTCAGCCCCTCCCTGCATAGGACGGATGGGGCCGTCCAGTCTGGCGTGGTCTGGGCCTCGCTGGGGCAAGTGTGACTCCGCAGCTGGGCTCCGCCCGTGCCCTGCAGGATCGCTCAGGCCATATCCGCAGCAGCAGTTCTCCCCGAGGGAGTTTTATCAGTCTGCTCCCGAGGTCTGGAATTCCACTGCAGTGCATTTTACCTCTGACATGAAAGAGTGGGAGCTGCTGGCGTGGCTGGGGCAGTGCCGCGTACGACCTCGTAGAGGGCAAGCGGAAGTGGCATGGAAGTGAGAtttgggcattttttaaaaaatgcacagagATGCTGCCATCTTTGCAAGCATCGGCCTTTGTGTAGCGCGGAGGGTAAGAGTGCGGACTCCGCAGCCTGCCTGCCGGGTCTCCAGCCCTGGCTCTACCCACCTCCTCGCTGTGCGACCAGTCTTTGccgcagtttcctcatctgtaaaactgggatGCGGATGGTATCGGCCTCATGGGGTTGTTGTAAGGACTGAGTCAAGGTAACATGTGTAAAtggcctggcatgtagtaggtgcttaTAAGTGTTAGCTCTTACACTAAGCCTGGGCAGAGGAAATGAAGAGGGTAAAAAGGGGAGTTCTAATGGTTTTTCTTCCCAGAAATCACAAGATTGGTTGTGTGTCTGTAATAAACATTTCAAGCAAGTGAACATTTGTAATATTGTTTCTCACTCAAAATACCTCTCTCAAGACCCTCCAGACACTCAGAAGTGAATGACAGTAATGTGCCCAGCACCTTCCATGCTTTCTCTCATCTCATGGGCCACCCAGCCTGTGAAATCGGGTGCTTGGTCACCCCGAATTTTACTGATAAGACCTGGGGAGGTGGAAGGAGGGTGGAGCCAGGTTGCAAACCCAGGGTTTTCCACTTCCAGAGTTCGGCCCCAGAACAGCTGTGCCACACCATGGTAGGGACACCCCAGTGCTCAGGGCCCTTGGCACCCTTGTCCCTCTCTTTGGTAACAGGACAAACAAAAGGCACTTACTCATCAGCCTGGTTTTCTGGGGTCCTGGGCAATCCCTGGGTATGTGTCTGCTTCTGTGAACAGTGCTCATGAGATCCTGACCTGAAGGCGGCAGTGGCACCAGGGGACTGTCCTTAGAACTTGGCTTTTGATGCCAGCAATGCAGTGCAAAGGCAGGGACACATCACACGAAACGTTCCTAGACAAAGTGTCTCCTGTTCCCCTCCAGACACCAGCCCAAAATAAACACAGGCATGAAGCTCAAGCTCAGTAGAGATCAAAGAAAGCCAAACCCAGACAACGATGACCTCTAAAAttggcaatgatttttaaaatcaatagtaAAACCCAGTGCTGGTGAAGTGGGGGAAACACCCACTCCTCTGATGGGAGACTTTTGAAGGACGATTTGGTGATACATGTCAAACACCTGAACACATTCCATGCCCTTTCATTCAGTAAATCCAGCtgtaggaatttatcctaaggaagtAACTATGGCTGAATGCTAAGATTTAATGTTATTAAACATTACACATTGCTTACAAgagtgaaaaactggaaaacaacTCAAAGTGTTGAATAATGggggattggttaaataaattatgattctctgtagccattaaaataaagacttttttttttttttctttttgctgtgtgGTCGATATCtgataaaataaagactttttaaatgacAGCTAAAGATATTTAGGACATATTAGATGACAAAAGTAGGCTAATCAAAAGTACCCTATGATtccatttttggaaaatgaagTATTATCTATAATGTGAGCATATCCACACAGAGAAATGACCTGAAAGACATAAACCAAATGTCAGTAGATTGTATTTTATGGTTTTGACCTTTCCTTGCCTGAGTTCAACAAAATGCGGAGAATAATAAGAAAGCCACAGAGCCTGGCTGGGGCCAGAAGGTGGTGGCGTTGGAGGCTCTAAATGAGataacacaacacacacaaagtTCCTAGCATGATGCCTCACACAGCATTCATTACCATTACCATTATTGCTATGACtacttattgttattattattaatataattttttttttatttttttagagacagagtctcattctgttgcctgagctagagtgccatggcgtcagcctagctcacagcaacctctatctcctgggctcaagcgatcctcctgtctcagcctcccgagtagctgggactacaggcatgcgccactatgcccagctaattttttctatgtatagttttagttggtcaattaatttctttctatttttagtggagacgggggtctcgctcttgctcaggctggtttcgaactcctgacctcaagcgatccacccacctcggcctcccagtatAATTTTTGCAATTAGGAAGGTGACAAGCCTGCCCCTTTGCCCACATCCTCTGCCCACCCAGCCTCACCGAAAGCTGTCCCCACCAGCTCCTGCCCACCGGGTTGGCACTCGCTCACCAACCTGCTGTGAGGCCGTCAGCCCACACTTGCCGGACTCCGGTGTTCGTTCCTCTGTGCCCTCTCTGCGGCGAGAGGTCTTGGAAGAAACAGCCCAACAAACACCAGTCTCCTGGCCCCAGAGCGAGACGCGGAAGTGTACAGAAATGCATAACCAAATGTTTGAtttgggaggagaggcagggcagaGCCTATCCCAAGAGCAAAATAGGACAGAAAGGGATTTCTCAGCAAAGTCTGGGAAGAGACCCTCATTCATTGCTGGGGCCTCCTTgttgtctcactttgtttccccaCTTCGGTCCCGACCGCTTCACTTGCAGCGGGACATCTGGCCCCAATATGTGGCTGATTTTAATAAATCCAAGACATCTCTCTTTGCCCAGCAGACCAGGAAGAAGTCAAGGAGAAACCCTGCAGTGTTGCCAGCCGGAACCCCGCGGGGCAGAGAGACAGATGGGAAAGAGGAAGGTGGTTAATAACCAAGTGGGGACCAGGGCGTGTCTGGGGGGCGAGGCGAGGCTGATGTGTTCAGAAACCGAGATCGTGGGCTGGACAGAGACATGCCCACTGAGGCCGGCAGCAGCCTCTGGACGTGTCCACCTGCCCTCAGTTTCTATCCTCTCTTGTTGCTCCTCCCTGGGCAGGAGCAGCTTGTGTGAGTCACAGATTTCTCCAGATGTGGGAAAAGAATAGACTCAGGGACATACTGTAgttgttacacacacacacacacacacacacacacacacacacacacacactcctctctTCCCAGCCCAGGTTTCCGCCGGACTCTGTCCTGTAGCTGATTCGATCTGGAAGGCTGTCGCAGCCCTCTGCTCGAAAACGCCAATGCGGGATTTAAAGTCTGGTGGCCCAAGGCAAAGCAGAGTAACTGTTGCTGGCTAGGGAGTCAGGAAAGGCTGACGGGAACACAAGATTGAAAACGAGAGAAAGAAGTGAATGAAAGGAAGCCGTGATTCCTAGAAGTTCCCACTCCACCCACTTCCCACAATGACTCTGTGACTccaaaaatgagaaatgaattcCTCCAGGATCAAGATTGTGAAGAAGGTGCCAAAACCCCAGGAAAAAGGCTTTACATTTGCAGGGTGTGAACTTGGCTTGGGTGGAACTCAGTACGACACAGCGAGGGGACCCTGTGCTGTCCGTCTTTGCCTCTCAGTAGAGCTGTCCAGGCTGCCCTGAGCAGGTGAGGGGCGGGGCTCTCCCGTGGTCAGTGTCGGTAGCAGAACAGAGTGGGCATGAGTATTAACCGTGACAAccatttttgtcttgttcttaCTTATGCATGTAGAAAGCATTTAAAGAATGAGAAAGTTATTATCCCCTTTCCCCCTCCAGGGAGTAGAAGGCCAGCTGTCCTCCTCCTCATCTCCAGACCTCAGTGGAGAAGAGAGAGCCATCAAATGGAGATCTACCCTTTCCctacttgttaaaaaaaagaactcccTAAACAAGTCCAGTGGTTTTCAACTCTGGACGCACATTAAAATCTCCCACTGGCTCTCAGACTTCCCTGCTCCTCAGCCTTCCCTGGAGGGCTTATTAAAGCACAGATTTCTGGGCCTCATCCCAACACTCTCTGGTTCAATAGGTCAGGGGTGGGGACCAAGAGTTTTTTAACAAGTGCCCTGGTGGTGCTGGTTGCGGGTCCAACTTTGAGAAGCATCACCCATCCCAGTCCTCAGAGACAAGTTCACTGGGTCTGGAGTAGGGTCCGGGCAGCTGTTGTTTCAAAGCACACAGGGGCTCCCAGGGGAACCATGGCTCACACCTCCTAGGCCAGGTAAGGCGAGAACTACCAGGTGCGTACATTATGGAAGTAAGCGCAAACTTCCAGTGTCAACTCCAGCTGCTCTCGACCACTGCCTTCTCTAACTCCTATTCCCTCTTTATGCCTgtctctgccttggcctctgtCCAGCTTTGCAGCGGCCATCTCTGCCTGTCCCTGCTTCGCGCCTGGTCCCAGCGGAGCTCTGAGGCATGAGTGCTTGGTTATAGCTCTTGGCTCTCAGTTTGCTAGTTAAATGGCATCTTAATACTCTGATTTTCTCTCCAGcgcctctccctctttcctttgttCCAAGAGAAATGTTCCTCTCCTTGCACATGGCACAGAGCTCCCCTACGTCTCGCCTTGCTTATGACTGAGCACACAGAAAGCTGCTTGCCTTAACCCTTCGAATAGCCAAGATCCTGTGAGCCCTCGTCCTCTGCCCGGGGAGGCTGGCTCCGGGAGGGGCTGACCCCTGGTCGGCATGGGCATAAATCCTGCCAAGCCGGGACCGTGTGGGCCCTGCCTCCATCCAAGGCCTGGCAGAGGGCAGCTGTAAACCTGTGGGAAGATTTACAAAACAAAAGCAGATGCTTGGAACAATGACCTCACTGCAGAGCAGGTCCCAGTGCACGCACAGCAGGAAGGGGAGGCTCGGTGGATGCTGGCCAAGCCCTGCTCAGAGGAGCGCAacgggaggcaggcaggcaggcaggcacacTGCCCCGGCAGCCACAGTGAGGATGGCGGGGGAGGATGAGGATGCTCCCCTGCGCCAGGCACTTACAAGCAgtaccttatttaatccttacttCATCCACAGTAGATGCTGCCAGTGATCCtattttgaagatgaggaaacGGAGTCTCAGACAGGTCAAGCATCCTGCCTAAAGTCACCAGCTGGTAAACAGCCGACACTTACTGAGCTCTTATGACCTTGCTTTATACAGATTGACCCatcttaatcttcacaacaagcCTAGAAGTCATGTATTAGTCAGCATGGGCTCCGTTGTGCTGTGGTAACAAGGAATCCCCAAAGTCTCAGGGCCTAATGCAACAAAGGTTGATGTCTCTCATGCACGAAGCCAGTGTGGGGCCATGGGACCGTCCGAGGCAACTGTCCTGCATGCCCTGAGCCAGTGACCCAGGCAGCTTCCATCTTGTGGCTCAGCCGACTGCTCAGGAAAGGTGCCCAGGCACAGGAAAGGACAGCTGGAGGGTCTCGTGCTGGCTCTTTTATGGTTGGCCCCAGAAGTGGCTCATGTCACTTCAGCACACAGGTCATCGGCCAATGCTGGTCACGTGGCACCTGCCCAACTGCTGGGGGGGTGGGGAAATGTGGGGTAGCAGATAGAACGGTGGCCACTGCTATCTTTGCCGTAGGTAGGTattgttattatcctcattttgcagagaagaaaactgagacagAGAAGTGAGACAGCTTGCTGCATTGGTTGCTAAGGCCGCCATAACCAAGCGCCAGACACTgaggggcttaaacaacagaaatgtatggCCTCACGGTCCTGAAAGTGGGAAGGcggagatcagggtgccagcgaGGTTGGCCCCTTCTGAGGGCTCTACAGGGGAGTCTGTCCAGGCCTCCCCCGGCTCCCGGTGGCTGGCTGGCGTCTCGGGGTGCCCTGGCTTCTGCCACAGCACCCGATCTCTGCCTGCGTCTTCCCACGGTGTTCTCCCTCCACCGCACGTGTGTCTGCCTCCAAACAGCCCCTCTTTATAAGGACGCCTGTCATACTGGACCAAGGACACACCATAAGATGAGGTTAAGACGACCTCAGCTTGACTAATCACACCTGCAATGATTCTATTGCCAAATAACGTCACATTCGGAGGCACTGAGAGTCAGGACGTCAACATGAATTTGGGGCGGACAGAATGCAGCCCACGGCGCTTTGTCGGAGCCACCCTGTGTCTAAGCAGCAGGAATGCATGGGCCTGGGGCTGTCCGACTAACACTCAACATAGCAAAGATGTCAATGCTCCTCAAATTGATGTGTaagtttaatgcaattcctatcaaaatcccagcatggttttttaaatcataggcaaacttatcctaaaatttatatgcgAAGACATAGgccctagaatagctaaaacagtCTTGCCAAAGAAGGGTACAGTGGGAAGAATTACCCTACCCAATATTAGATGTTCCTGTATAGCTccagtgtggtattggtgaagggacagaaacagagagagatcagtgaaataaaatagaGGACTCAAAAATAGACCCATACAaatatgcccaactgatttttcaCAAAAGCACAAAAGCAGTTCCATGGAGGGAGGTAGCCTTTTCAACACATGGTGCTGGGGCAATTGAACATCTATAGGCAAAAATATGAACTTCAACCTACACCTTAcaccctatacaaaaattaactcaaaatggatcacaggcttccatgtaaaacataaaactctaaaacttttagaaaaaaatgtagaagaaacCCTTTTGAATCTAGGGATAGTCAAAGGGTTCCTAAActtaacaccaaaagcacaagccataaaaggaaaaatagaatcaATTGAACCTAATTGAAATGAACTATATGGACCTTGTTTGGATCTTGGTTTGAACAAACAATAAACGTAATTATGTGACAATGGAGAAATTTGAACATTGATTTGATTTctgatgatattaagaaattatagtTAAATTTTTAGGTGGGATATAGGTGTTAGCTTTTATTAAATAGATTCATGGGGTACCTGTGCAGGTTTGTTACATAcgtatattgtatagtggtgaggtctgggctttttgtgtaaccatcacctgaTTAGCATATGTAGTGCTCCTTAGGtaatttctcccttccccctcccgccCTTCTGAATCTCCAGGGTCTATGATTCCACTCTCTCTGTCCATGTGGACTCATTATTGAGCTCCCTCTtagaagtgagaacatgcagtattcgattttctgttttctgaattattttgctTCAGATAAAGgcctccacttccatccatgttgctgcaaaagacatgatttcattctttttatggctgagtagtattcaatggtgtacatataccacattttctttgtctaatCATCGGTAGATGGACAGCTAGGTTTACTCCATATCTTtggtattgtgaatagtgctgcaataaacatataagtGTAGGTATCATTTTCATATAATGATTTCtctccctttgggtagatacccagtagtggaatggctggattgaatagtagtagatctatttttagtactttgagaaatctccataacattctccatagaggttgtactaatttagatgcccatcaacagtgtataagaattcccttttctctgcatccttgccaacatctattgctttttcccttttttttttttttttttttttttttttttgagacagagtcttgctttgttgcccaggctagagtgagtaccatggcgtcagcctagctcacagcaacctcaaactcctgggctcaagcaatcctgctgcctcagcctcccgagtagctgggactacaggcatgcaccaccatgcccggctaattttttctatatatattagttggccaattgatttctttctctttatagtagagacggggtctcgctcttgctcaggctggtttcgaactgctgacctcgagcaatccgcccgcctgggcctcccagagtgctaggattacaggcgtgagccaccgctcctggccagctttttgactttttaaaagtgaccattctaggccgggcgctgtggctcacgcctgtaatcctagctcttgggaggccgaggcgggcggattgctcaaggtcaggagttcaaaaccagcctgagcaagagcgagaccccgtctctactataaatagaaagaaattaattggccaactgatatatatataaaaaaaaaattagccgggcatggtggcgcatgcctgtagtcccagctacccgggaggctgaggcagaaggatcactcgagcccaggagtttgaggttgctgtgagctaggctgacgccacggcactcactctagcctggacaacaaagtgagactctgtctcaaaaaaaaaaaaaaaaaaaagtgaccattCTGACtagagtaagatggtatctcattgtggttttaatttgcatttctttgatgattagtgatgttgagcatttttttcatatgtttcttgaccATTTGTGAGTTGATAATTTTTGAATCTGGGTAATGGGTACAAGCAGTTCTTTAAATTATTCCCTCTCCTTCTATATACATTAGTAATTTTCcataacaaaaagttaaaatgaaatttaaaaatactccaTCAGATGGATGGTATGGCAATACCATTTCTCCCTTGCTTTCTTTGCAATGTCTAATTTTGTTGAGGGATGCATGGCtgccagaagcaaaggtttgtcTTGTCTTTCCTGGCATCTCTTACAGCTAGGTGCAGCTACATGGCTAAGGTCCCACCAGTGAAAAGTAAGTGGAAATGTCAGGTGTGATTTCATAAAAGGAGAATGTGCACTCTTCTTCGTTTCTGCCTCCTTCATGATGGCTAGAATGCAGACACGATGGCTAGACTCAAGCAGCCACATTGGAGCATGAGGTAAAAGCTACTCACTACAGATATCAGAAATGCACAGAAGTAGCCTGAGTCCCTGATGATCACAGAGGTGACACACTAGCCTTGGACGGCTTATCTCTGGACTTTATTCATGTGAAGTTTATGTTTCATAAATTTCTATCATGTTGTTATAATTTTGGGTGTTCTATTAGTCAGGACTGAATCTGTTATGGCAAAATCAGAGGTGTCACATTTACTTAACTACTCATTAATGTGGGGCATTAggtttactttcaaatttttgttgCTCTCACTAgcataaaataaacttctttatgCAAAACTCAATCTGCATGTCTTTTGTTTCCCTTCATATATTCTGTTGTTTTCCAGGGATAGATTTCTGATCATGGATTTTAGTATCAAAGAATatctacattttaatatctctcCATACATGCTGCCCAGATAGCGTTCTGAAATGGTTTTGCAAATTCAATTCCTTCCAGTCATGTGTTTGAATGCCCATTTCATGGTCCCTGCACTAGTGCTGGGAGCAGAGGATGCCTTCCGtccacccccaccctgtgccACGCCCCTTGGGCCACTCAGGACCTGAGCTGCAGCTGGCGTGGACCCTCCTGTGCATGCTCACCGCTTCCCCTCTCCAGTGGGGCGTCTCCCACTTTCCTGCCCCTGGACTTTCTCCGGAGCCCCAGCGGCTCACTCAGACCTTGTGCAGGTCAAGTGTGGCCGGGAGTTAGCGCCCCAGGGAGCCGGCCAATGCAGAAGCATACCTGGGTgggttttctttattattattatcatttgtttgtgttggttttttttccccttttatttttagttgacgcataataattgtacatatttatgggacacAGAGCAATATTTTGATACACGTTGGTTTTGgtaataatttaacaaagaggAATAACTGAGCCAACAGAAGATATTTTTGAGGGCAGGGGCGAGAACCAAATAATAACGATGGCCATCATTTgacacctactgtgtaccaggtaaTGTTCAGGCCCTGACATAAAGCAATCTCCCATCAACTCTGCAAAGTAGACTGTTGACTTTTCCCATTGTGCAGATGAGCAAACCAGAGTTGGGAGATGTTAAGTAAACTTGCTCAAGATCCTGAAGCTACTAAGTTGAAACGCTATGGTTTGAAGTGAGCCCGCGCACCATCGCCTCCCGGGCAGCGGAGTATGAGCCTGAGTCttagcagggagggaggagcagatgTCACACATGAACCCCAGTTTCCCCTACAAAACGTGACGCTCAGGTGTGGAGAAGCCTGGCCAGTCC
This window contains:
- the LOC105870345 gene encoding small nuclear ribonucleoprotein E-like, which encodes MAYRGQGQKVQKVMVQHINLIFRYLQNRSRIQVWLYEQVNMRIEGCIIGFDEYMNLVLDDAEEIHSKTKSRKQLGQIMLKGDNITLLQSVSN